The genomic interval GAAGTGCGTCGTCGGCATCACGGCCAACCCCGAAGTCTGCCGCCGGATGGTCTACAACAGCATCGGACTCGTCACGGCGCTCAATCCCTACCTGGGCTACGAGACCTCGACGATGCTGGCCAAGGAGGCCCTGCAAACCGGCAAGGGCATCTACGACCTGGTACTCGAACACCGCCTCATGAGCGAGGAGGAGCTGCACAAGGTCCTGCTCCCCGAGAACATGGTGCATCCCCGCAAGAAGATCACCGAGTGATCCGCCTGCGGACGGAAAAACGACTACGGCGGCCTCCGAAAAGGGCCGCCGTAGTCGTTCTTACCGTCGCACCGGGGGCGTTCACGAACTCTTTTTCAGCCGCTTCAGCCGCACGACGACGGGATGATGGTCCGAATACTCGACCGGCAGCACGCCGTAGGCGACGGCCCGGAATTCGTCGGAATAGAGCACGTAGTCGATACGCAGCGTATTGAAAAAACCGCGGTAGGTGTGCGAATAGCCCGACCCGCACCGGCTGAAGGCGTCTTCGAGGCCGGCGGCCATCCGCCGATAGACATACGACACGGGGGTATCGTTGAAGTCTCCGCAGACGATGCGCCCCGTGCGCGTGGCCCCGATCTGTGCGGCGATGCTGTCCACCTGCGCCGCCCGCAGCTCGCTGTTCTCGCGCAGGCGGGTGACGATGCTGCGCAGCTTCACCTCGCGGGCCGTATCCGAAAGGAAACGGCGGGTGGTGATATACTCGTTGTCGTCGGCGTTGATCGCCGTCGAGTGAAGATGGTCGTTGAAGATCCGAACCGTATCGTCGCCGATCAGCACGTCGGCCCACACCGACGAATGGGGCGTCAGCACCGTCTCCGAGCGCAGAATCCGGTACTTGCTCAGGATCGCCAGCCCCGCGTCGTCCGAAGGATCGGGATCCTTCTCGGCTCCGAAACGGGCGCTCTCGTACTCCTCGCCGAGCAGCCGGAACGCCTCGGAGGCCCCGGCCAGCCGCCCGTTGAACTCCTGCAGACAAACGATGTCGGGATTCTGCTCGCGGATCAGCCGCACCACCTCGTCCACGCTGCTCCGCCCCTCCTCGCCGTAGAAACCGCGGACGTTGTAGGTCATCACGCCGAAAGTGCCGCGCTCGGAGATTTTCTCCTCGTAGCTGCGCCGGATTTCGGGCCGCCAGAAGAGCGACACCTTGCCCAGACCCGCCGCCACGAGCAGCAGCATCGCCCCGGCCTGCACCCACCGCCAGCGGATGATCCAGTAGAGCAGCAGTACGACCGAAGCGACGTAAACGCCCGGAGCCGCCAGCCCCAGCACGGGCAGAAACCAAACGCGCCCGGGATTGACATACGGCACGAAATACGTCAGGAGCATGGCCGCCCCCACGGCGACGGTCACCGGCGTCAGCACCCAGTCGAGCACCCGCAGGACGACACTCCGCCGCCCGGCCGCCGGCCGCTCGCCGTAGTCGCTGTAATAGTCGCCGCGCATCTTCTAAAACCGGATCGTTCCGTTACGCTTCCACCACTGCAACAGCAACAGCCCCCACAGCATGCCGCCGACATGGGCGAAATGGGCCACGTTGCCGCCGAATCCCGTCCAGCCCAGGAACAGCTCGATCACGCCGTAAATCACCACGAACCATTTGGCTTTCATCGGAATGGGCGGAATGAGCAGCATGATGACCGCATTGGGATGCATCACGCCGAAAGCCAGCAGAAGCCCCATCACCGCTCCCGACGCGCCGACGAGCTGGATGGGCATTTCGCCCGTCAGGTAGGCCGTCGCCAACTGGATCAGCGCCGCACCAACGCCGCAGACCATGTAGTAGATCAGAAAACGCTTCGACCCCAGCTCGTACTCCAGCGTCCGGCCGAACATCCACAGTGCGAACATGTTGAAGAAGATATGCTCGACGCTGGCATGCAGGAACATGTAGGTGACGAACTGGTAGGAGTGGAACTCGCCGAAGGGCGACGCCCCGAACCAGAGCGCGCAGAAGCGGATGATCTCGTTGCCCACGGGCAGCAGCGCCGTGGCCATATAGACCAGGACATTGATGATTATCAGGTTTTTGACCACCGGAGGGGTCTGAAAATAGCGGTTCATGGAATTTTCTGTCGTCTATCCGTTTTTCAATTTCGTCTTCTGCGGGCGGCCGGGCCCGCACCGATACGGGTGCAAATATAACGATCTTTCGCCATTATCCCAGCTTCGCGCGCAACTCTTCGGGCGTGATCTCCGCCAGAATCGCCTTGCCCGAGGGCGAGAAGCTGACGTTTCCCGTCTCGGCAAGCTGCGCGAGCAGCGCCGCGGCCTCTTCGCGCGACAACACGCGCGGCGTGTTGCGCGCCGCGCCGCGGGCCATGACCGCGGCGACCTTCTCGCGCCGCACGTCGGCCACCGACAAAGGCGTGCGAAAAGCCTGCAACAGCTCGAAAAGCAGCTTGTCCACCGCATCGGGCGGCAGTTCGGCGGGCGTGCCCTTCACCTCGACCGCCCCGTCGCCGCAGAAGCCGATGTCGAATCCCAGCGCGGCGAACTCCACGGCGTTCTCCTCGAGCAGGGCGTATTCGTCGCCCGACAGCTCGAGCCGCTCGGGAAACAGCAACTGCTGGCTCACGGACGAGCCGTTGCCCAGCATCCGGAGGTAATCCTCGTAAAGGATCCGTTCGCGGGCGCGCCGCAGGTCCACGACGACGAAGCGCCCGTTCAGCAACGCGGCGAGGTAGCCGGCCCCCAGCGGCAGCGGGTCCGAGAACTCGGGACGCTCCGGCCCCAGATCGAAACGCTGCTGCTCCGCCCCGGCGGACGACGGAATGAAATCGAGCGCGCTCTCCCCGTCCGTCCCGCCGGATGCGATTTCGAAGCCGCCGTCCTCTCCGGCGATCCCGCCGGAGGGGCTCCCCCCGCCGTATCCGAACCGGTCCGAACCGAAGTCCGCCCCCGACTCGAACTCCTCGAACTCCCCGTCCTGCGGGAGGCGGAACCCGCCCCCTGCGGAGGGCCCCGGCGCGGCAGTACGCACGCCTCCGGCCCGGAATCCCGCTCCGGAGGTGTCCGACACCATGCCGCCGTCGGCATAGGGCACGTCGAAGCCCGTGAAATCGACATTCGGATCGGGAGCCGAAGGGTCGATGTAGGTCTCGCGGAACGGGTTGTAATCCTCGTTGGACATCGCCCGGGGCTCGCTGTATATGGCTCCCCGCTGCAACACGGGAATCTCCACCTGCCCCTCGCGGTCGAAATCCATCATCGGCACGGCGCCCGTCCTGGCCAGCGTCTCGCGCACGGCGGCGTGAACGATCTGCCACACGGCCTCCTCGTCGGCGAACTTCACTTCGGTCTTCTGCGGATGCACATTGACGTCGATGCGGCCGGGGTCGATCGTAAGGTAGAGGAAATAGGAGGGCTGCGAACTTTCGGGTATCAGTTTCTCGTAAGCCTTGAGAATCGCGCTCGTGAGGTACGAACTCTTGAAGTAGCGGCCATTCACGAACAGATACTGCTCCGTGTTGCGCTTCTTGGCCGCCGCCGGGCGGCCGATATACCCTTCGATGCGGGCGATCGAAGTGTCGGCCTCGACGTCCAGCAGGTTCTGCTTGATATGCCGTCCCACGACATCCACGATACGGCCCGCGAGCGATGCGGCCGCAAGCGACAGGATCGGGGCGTCGTTGGCGTACAGTTCGAACGCCACGGAGGGGTTGCACAACGCGACACGCTGGAATTCGGCCTTGATCTGCGACGCCGACGTCGTACCCTTCTCCAGGAAACGGCGGCGCGCCGGAACGTTGTAGAAGAGGTTGCGCACGAAGAACTGCGACCCCACGGGACACATCGCCGGGGTCTGCGCCACGAACTGCCCGCCGTTGATCTCGGTCACGGTCCCCACCTCGTCGCCCTCCTGCCGCGTGCGCAGCTCGACCTGCGCCACCGCGGCGATCGAGGCCAGCGCCTCGCCCCGGAAACCGAACGTGCGGAGCGCATAGATGTCGTCCACCGAACGGATCTTGCTCGTGGCATGGCGGTCGAAGGCCATCCGCGCGTCGATGGGCGACATGCCGCAGCCGTCGTCCACGATCTGAATCAACTCCTTGCCTCCGTCGCGGTAATTGACCTTCACGGAGCGGGCCCCGGCGTCGATGGCGTTCTCCATCATCTCCTTGACCACCGACGAGGGCCGGTTCACGACCTCTCCGGCAGCGATCTGATTGGCGACGACCTCGGGTAAAAGTCTGATCTTGTCGGCCATCTCGCTCACTCCTCGTAATCGTTCGGAACGACCCGTATCGGGGCGTAGGGATCGAACCCGTCCTCCGCCGCCTCGGTATTCGCCGCAGGAGCGGGCTGCGTGGCGGCAGCTTGCAGGAAGACCTCCGCCAGCTTCGGATAGAGCAGGTAGATGAACAGCAGGACCAGCACCGCGGCGGCGGCCATCTTCAGGATGCGGATGCGGCCCCGCTCCTCCTCGCCGGCCCGGTGCGCCGCACGGGCTTCGCGCTGCGTGCGGATGAACTGGCCGGGAACGTATTCGTGCGCCTCATCCCCGGCACGCTCGCCGCGCAGCTCGGCACGACGCTGCTCGCGCGCCTCCTTCTCCGGGTCGTAATACCGCGGAATGTAGTTGAACTTGTTGGCGTGTTTCTTAAAAGGGGTAAAACCTAACATGGTCGATTTTTTTTCAAAGATACGAATATATCCGCGATTTTATTGCCGTCGTGCGGCTCTCTTTTTCCGCAACGCCTCCCCTTTCCCACGACAAGCCCCCGCCGAAGCGGGGGTCTGACGCGCTCCGCCCGCGGACGGAACGGCGGCATGCGGGAAAACGCCCGCAAAGGGAGTCGCGGCGCACGGCATCGCCGCACCCGCCGGAAACGCACTCCGTCATCTACCGGAAGAAATTCTTCATCCGCTCGAAGATGTTCTGGTTCCTGACCGACTCGGCGCGCTGGAACGAGGGCTGCCCGGCGAGCTGCTCCACGATGCGCTTCTCCTCGGCGGTGAGTTTCGCGGGAACGGTGATGTCCACCACGATCAACTCGTCGCCGCGGCCGTAACCGTTCACCTCCGGAAGGCCCTTGCCCGCCAGCCGCAGCACCTTGCCCGCGTGCGTGCCCGGAGCGATCTTGATCTTGGCCCGGCCGTCCACCGTCGGAACCTCGACCGTACCGCCCAAGAGGGCCGTCACGACCGTAATGTTCAGATTGTGGATCAGGTCGTTGCCGTCGCGCACCAGTTCGGCGTCCGGCTCCTCCTCGATGAGCACCTGCAAGTCGCCGTTCACTCCGCCGTGACGCGCCGCATTGCCCTTGCCCGACACCGTGAGCACCATGCCTTCGCCCACGCCGGCGGGAATCTGTATCTCCACCACCTCGTCGCCGCGCACGGCGCCTTCGCCCTTGCACTTGTCGCAGGGGGCCGTAATCACCTTGCCCGTGCCGCCGCACGTCGGGCAGACGCCCTGCGTCTGCATCCGGCCGAAAAAGGTGTTCTCCACGCGCGTCACGTACCCCGCGCCGTTGCAGGTCGCGCACGTCCCGTAGGAGGAGGCGTCCCGGGCCCCCGTGCCGCCGCATTTGTCGCAGGCCACGGTCTTGGTGATCTTGAGCTTCTTCGTCACGCCCGAGGCGATCTCCTGCAACGTCAGCTTCACCTTGATCCGGATATCCGACCCGCGGTTCACGCGACGGCCGCCCCCTGCGGACGAGGAGCGGAACCCGCCCCCGAAGTGTCCGCCGAAGATGTCGCCGAACTGCGAGAAGATGTCCTCCATCGAGAAGCCGCCTCCGAACCCTCCGAAGCCTCCGGCTCCGCCGCCCGCAGCGCCGTTCATGCCGGCGTGGCCGAACTGGTCGTAACGGGCGCGCTTGTCGGGATTCGACAACACGTCGTAGGCCTCCGCGGCCTCCTTGAATTTCTCCTCGGCCTCCTTGTCCCCGGGGTTCTTGTCGGGGTGGTACTTGATGGCCGCCTTGCGGTATGCCTTCTTTATTTCGTCAGCGTTAGCGTTTTTCTGGACGCCCAGCACTTCGTAGTAATCCCTCTTCTCTGCCATGATTCTACTCTCCTACAACGACTTTGGCGAAGCGAAGCACCCGCTCGCCCAGCATGTAGCCCGTCTGAACGACGTCGATGACCTTGCCCTTCTTCTCCTCTCCGGCCGCGAAGCGGGCCACGGCCTCGCAATACTCCGCGTCGAAATCCTTGTCCTTGACCTCGATCTCCGTGACGCCCTTCTGGCGCAGCGCCTCGGTGAACTTCTGCGAAATGAGCAGCACGCCCGAACGCAGCGCCTCCACGTCGTCGCTCTTCTCCATCGCCGCCAGCGCCCGCTGCACGTCGTCGCGCACGGGGAGCATGGCCAGCAGCACGTCGCGGCCCCCGGTCTGCACCAGGTCCATCTTCTCCCGGAGCGTCCGTTTGCGGTAGTTGTCGAACTCGGCCTGCAACCGCAGATACTTGTCCTGCCATTCGGCCACTACCGCCTCCAGCTCCACGGCCGCCTCGGGTTCGGACGTCTCGCCTCCGACTGCCATTGTGGCAGTCGCATCCTCCGCATCGTCTGCCACATTGGCACACGGCTCGCCGTCGCACGACGGATAACCGTCGCCGGCCGAGAATCCTTCGTCACCGCTAACGGCCTCATTATAAACTTCTTTCTTTTTCATATTTTCGTATTTTTCCGGTTTTTCCGCCCTATACGGCGCAAATTGCATACCAACCGCCCGCCGGAAGCTATCCGATCGCAAAAATCGCCGGACGCCTGTTCAGTTCGGGCAGCGGCCGGCTGCGCCACTCCCCCGCCGTATGCGTCTCGACCCAGCCGCCGGGCGCCGTCAGATCGACGGCCACCGTAAGACGCGTCTCCGCCCCGAGTGTCCGGAGCAGTTGCCCGAAGAGCTTCTCGTTGCGGTAGGGA from Alistipes dispar carries:
- the dnaJ gene encoding molecular chaperone DnaJ, translating into MAEKRDYYEVLGVQKNANADEIKKAYRKAAIKYHPDKNPGDKEAEEKFKEAAEAYDVLSNPDKRARYDQFGHAGMNGAAGGGAGGFGGFGGGFSMEDIFSQFGDIFGGHFGGGFRSSSAGGGRRVNRGSDIRIKVKLTLQEIASGVTKKLKITKTVACDKCGGTGARDASSYGTCATCNGAGYVTRVENTFFGRMQTQGVCPTCGGTGKVITAPCDKCKGEGAVRGDEVVEIQIPAGVGEGMVLTVSGKGNAARHGGVNGDLQVLIEEEPDAELVRDGNDLIHNLNITVVTALLGGTVEVPTVDGRAKIKIAPGTHAGKVLRLAGKGLPEVNGYGRGDELIVVDITVPAKLTAEEKRIVEQLAGQPSFQRAESVRNQNIFERMKNFFR
- a CDS encoding rhomboid family intramembrane serine protease; this translates as MNRYFQTPPVVKNLIIINVLVYMATALLPVGNEIIRFCALWFGASPFGEFHSYQFVTYMFLHASVEHIFFNMFALWMFGRTLEYELGSKRFLIYYMVCGVGAALIQLATAYLTGEMPIQLVGASGAVMGLLLAFGVMHPNAVIMLLIPPIPMKAKWFVVIYGVIELFLGWTGFGGNVAHFAHVGGMLWGLLLLQWWKRNGTIRF
- a CDS encoding endonuclease/exonuclease/phosphatase family protein, whose protein sequence is MRGDYYSDYGERPAAGRRSVVLRVLDWVLTPVTVAVGAAMLLTYFVPYVNPGRVWFLPVLGLAAPGVYVASVVLLLYWIIRWRWVQAGAMLLLVAAGLGKVSLFWRPEIRRSYEEKISERGTFGVMTYNVRGFYGEEGRSSVDEVVRLIREQNPDIVCLQEFNGRLAGASEAFRLLGEEYESARFGAEKDPDPSDDAGLAILSKYRILRSETVLTPHSSVWADVLIGDDTVRIFNDHLHSTAINADDNEYITTRRFLSDTAREVKLRSIVTRLRENSELRAAQVDSIAAQIGATRTGRIVCGDFNDTPVSYVYRRMAAGLEDAFSRCGSGYSHTYRGFFNTLRIDYVLYSDEFRAVAYGVLPVEYSDHHPVVVRLKRLKKSS
- the mutL gene encoding DNA mismatch repair endonuclease MutL, with product MADKIRLLPEVVANQIAAGEVVNRPSSVVKEMMENAIDAGARSVKVNYRDGGKELIQIVDDGCGMSPIDARMAFDRHATSKIRSVDDIYALRTFGFRGEALASIAAVAQVELRTRQEGDEVGTVTEINGGQFVAQTPAMCPVGSQFFVRNLFYNVPARRRFLEKGTTSASQIKAEFQRVALCNPSVAFELYANDAPILSLAAASLAGRIVDVVGRHIKQNLLDVEADTSIARIEGYIGRPAAAKKRNTEQYLFVNGRYFKSSYLTSAILKAYEKLIPESSQPSYFLYLTIDPGRIDVNVHPQKTEVKFADEEAVWQIVHAAVRETLARTGAVPMMDFDREGQVEIPVLQRGAIYSEPRAMSNEDYNPFRETYIDPSAPDPNVDFTGFDVPYADGGMVSDTSGAGFRAGGVRTAAPGPSAGGGFRLPQDGEFEEFESGADFGSDRFGYGGGSPSGGIAGEDGGFEIASGGTDGESALDFIPSSAGAEQQRFDLGPERPEFSDPLPLGAGYLAALLNGRFVVVDLRRARERILYEDYLRMLGNGSSVSQQLLFPERLELSGDEYALLEENAVEFAALGFDIGFCGDGAVEVKGTPAELPPDAVDKLLFELLQAFRTPLSVADVRREKVAAVMARGAARNTPRVLSREEAAALLAQLAETGNVSFSPSGKAILAEITPEELRAKLG
- a CDS encoding nucleotide exchange factor GrpE gives rise to the protein MKKKEVYNEAVSGDEGFSAGDGYPSCDGEPCANVADDAEDATATMAVGGETSEPEAAVELEAVVAEWQDKYLRLQAEFDNYRKRTLREKMDLVQTGGRDVLLAMLPVRDDVQRALAAMEKSDDVEALRSGVLLISQKFTEALRQKGVTEIEVKDKDFDAEYCEAVARFAAGEEKKGKVIDVVQTGYMLGERVLRFAKVVVGE